In Acidimicrobiales bacterium, a single genomic region encodes these proteins:
- a CDS encoding enoyl-CoA hydratase-related protein, protein MLRIADEDRVRTICLERPDALNAFNEALYDATTEALIAAAASPEVAVVVLTGAGRSFSAGTDVLEMAARTTDPEGFRAGTHGFPGLIDQLSTFPKPLICAVNGLALGIGATLLGFADLVIMSSDARIRCPFTDLAVAPEAGSSYTFPLLLGRQEASWVLMSSTWLSAEDCLGNGLAWRVVPPDRLMAETLEVARLIAAKPIASLIETKRTLVAGHRDAVDRARQRENTAFGRLLGQPANLEAFRALGSKAAPDFISVDGEHPVDVTLHRRD, encoded by the coding sequence ATGCTGCGGATAGCTGACGAGGACCGGGTCCGGACTATCTGCCTGGAGCGTCCCGACGCCCTCAACGCCTTCAACGAGGCTCTCTACGACGCGACGACGGAGGCGTTGATCGCTGCCGCCGCCTCGCCCGAGGTGGCGGTGGTGGTCCTGACCGGAGCAGGAAGATCCTTCTCGGCCGGGACCGATGTCCTGGAGATGGCCGCCCGTACCACCGATCCGGAAGGTTTCCGGGCCGGCACCCACGGGTTCCCCGGCCTGATCGACCAGCTCTCGACGTTCCCGAAACCGCTGATATGTGCTGTGAACGGCCTGGCGCTCGGGATCGGAGCCACCCTGCTGGGCTTTGCCGACCTGGTCATCATGTCGAGCGACGCCCGGATCCGCTGTCCGTTCACCGACCTGGCAGTTGCGCCGGAGGCCGGCAGCTCGTACACCTTCCCCCTGCTCCTCGGGCGCCAGGAGGCCAGTTGGGTGTTGATGAGCTCGACGTGGCTGAGCGCGGAGGACTGTCTGGGCAACGGCCTGGCCTGGCGCGTCGTTCCGCCCGACCGGTTGATGGCCGAGACCCTGGAGGTCGCCCGACTGATCGCGGCCAAGCCCATCGCGTCCCTGATCGAGACGAAGCGAACCCTCGTGGCGGGACACCGGGACGCTGTCGACCGGGCGCGCCAACGGGAGAACACCGCCTTCGGTCGTCTCCTCGGGCAACCCGCCAACCTCGAGGCCTTCCGGGCGCTGGGATCAAAGGCGGCCCCTGACTTCATATCGGTCGACGGGGAGCACCCGGTCGACGTGACACTGCACCGCCGGGACTGA